Genomic window ([Eubacterium] hominis):
TCATTTTTGACTTCATTGGTTTGCCATAATTTTTGATTATCCAATCAAATGGATGCTTAGGATCTGGTCTGATGACCTGTACATTATCGTAATAGTTATCCTTTACCCATTGTACAAACTCAACTGTTGCTCCTAACTCTATGCCTGTGTTACAAAACACTGCTGGTATTGCATTTGGAGGTATAGTGTATATATCCTGACACATTTTGATTAATGCCAACACTACAGTACTGTCCTTACCACCGCTAAATGATAAATAACATTTACCTCCAGTGTCATAATATATACTTTCTATACGTTCCATTGCCTTTACTATTTTTGTATTGTCCGTAATTATTTTTCCTCCAGTTTCTTTAGAAGCTCGTTTAACTCATTGTCATCCACATTTATGTCCTTTTGCGCTAAATCTTGATTATTAAACCAATCAGGTAATTGCTTGCTCTCCACACTATTTGATTTTTTGTTGATGTAATTACCGTCAAGTATCTTGGCCATATTAGTATCTTTCATAATCCAGTCAAAGTTTGCTGACCAGTTACGATTATTAGCTCCTTTCAAAAAGTCACTTTGCTCAGCCATTGAGAACACTCTTTGTATGTCATCGATGCTATATGTACGTAATCTTGCTTTGATAGATTTTTTACGAGCATCAGATAATTTTGTTAGACGAGGATACGACACGCAAGTGTTGTTATACATATCAGCGATTTGCTGATAAGGTATTTTATCTTTATCTTTTATCTTATCTCTTATCTCTAATCTCTTATCTCTTATCTCTATATGGACATTGTCCAATTGATTGTCCACATCTTGTCCATGAGACAAAGTTTTTATTTCTGTTTGGACATTGTCCAGTTGTTTGTCCGCACGCTGTCCACGTTTAATTCTTGCCCATTTTGACTCACTTCCGACCATGTCACCTATTCCATCTATCGTTAAACATCCGTTTATATCCTCATACACAAGCCCTAACTGTTTGTATAATTCAAGAGCAACAATTACCGTATTACGGTTAAAATATTTTGTATCTCTAACGATTTTATCGACATCATAAGGCACGATCATTTCACCTATTTTGCTTGCCATTACTCCGTTTGAATTTAGAGTTTTCAAGCATAACATTTGATATAAAACTATATATTCACATCCATTTTTCTGTCCGAGCATGAAATCAATGGTTGGCTCTGTAAAAAAATCATCCATCAATTTCAGCCAGTAGTAACGTTTATTTTCTGCCAATTTACCACCTCAATATGTATTTTTTAATCATAAAAAATATTCCAGATTCATTGCTTCCGAGAGCAATTTTAAGTAATAAATAACAGTATCTTTTTGGTCTTCTGTTAAATTTTTGCTTCGGTAAGCTCTATTCAAACCTATTTCACATAGCTTGTTTCCCCATGTAGGACTACAGCTATATCTGCAATCTAATCCTCGTTCTACTTCTGCATATATTTTTGTATACATATATTTGCTTTTAAAGAAGTAAGGGTCTTCAATAAACTTTTTAATAACTTCCTCTGCTAAAAAATGAATTTCATTAATGTAATTTTCGTTATATGAAATATCTAATATTTTTTTAGCTTTAGATACTTCATCGTAATCAATCCCAGAAACAATAATGTTACACTTTTTAGTTGCTTCGTTTATTTTTTGCATAAAGCACATTTCTTTTAATTCACATTCATTTTTAAACGCTTTATACTCATTTTTTAATTGTTGTAACTCTTCTTGAGCTTTAAAAATTCCTTTCATTATGCCTCCTATTTCAACATATCTCGATAATAAACTGTATCTATGCCTAGTTGTTCAGCATATTCTAACGTTGTGTTGATTAATTTACACATTTCTTCTTTGTTCATTTTGCTGGATCCTATAAATACTTTGCAACGTGCCCATTTAGTGCCATTCTCACGCTTTTCATAGCCTAATACTTGTAAAGCTCTTACCTCTTGCTTTAACGTATCCAACGCATCTACGAGGCATACCATATACTCATACTTTGCATTTGCCTGTGATAGCAATATGCAATACATATCCCACTCATCATCACTTGATGCGTTTGGATGTTTTGTAATCTCGTGGATCAGCGCCCACAAGTAATTGTTTTGATTTATACTGCGTTTGCTTTTTACTTCTGCAATTTCCAAGCTGTACGCTTTTTTCTGTAACTCCTGGCAATATCGTTTGTAATGATAATTGCTTACCTCAAATGTTACTTCTAGATTGCCATCCTCATTTATCGCTTTACGTAAATAATTAGCTACTATCTTTGTTTTAGCCATCAACATCACCAAGATAATTTTTGTTAAACACCATCATAAATGTATCATGTCCATATAGTGCCTCAAAACGCTCTTGACACTCTCTTTTTAGGCGTAAATCTAACTCTTTATCAAAATGTACTCCGTGGTCTGACATGTTGTGATACTCCGCTGTAAGATAAACCCAACAACCCCATTTTTCAGACTTTTTTCGGTTCGCTGTGCCATAAAATATATGGTGCTTATGTAGATTGATACGGGAGTGCGTTACATAGCACTCCACATCAGTCTGCATTATTGATTTAGCCATTCTTCATAGCTCCCTTCTTCCATTTTTGACTTTATCAATGTCCTATAGGCTTGATTTACTTTTTCAATTTTTTCAGGGTTGTTCATGTCTGCGTCTTGATTATCACACCCTGTTTTTTCTGCAATCCACGATGATATACTTTCACTTCTGTAGTCAACGCCAAGTTCAGATAATTTTTTACGGCATTTACTCCACTCATAAACCAATTCGTCAATACTCTTGTGGTGCTGTTCTTTTACTTCTGTTTGTTCTGTAGATGCCTCTTTATCAGCATCATCTCCAGTACTGATCTTATAAGCCTTCATGAGGGCATACTTGTCAGCGTAAGTCATGCCTTTACCTGGTGCTTTGTCCAATGAATCAACTCCATCACCATATGATGTGATATCGATGTAATCATTTGTATCATCTACATTAACAAATCTGTATACAACTTTAAATCGCATCCAAAAACTGACAGTTCCGTACTGATTTTTGGTTTCTTTTGTCTCGTAAACTTCACGAGAATACGGAAAGGAATAAATTCCACATTCATGCTCTGCCTTTTTTACAGCATCCAATACATCACTTTCGTTAACAGCTTTATATGTACGCTGTTTACCTGCTTCAACTTCTATGTTTTTTGCTACCGTTTCAATCATTGATTGAGCCTTAAGCATTTTTTGATATATATTTAATGACTTTTCACTAGTCTTTATTGCTGTCTTTTCTGCCATTATAATTCCTCCCATGATAATCCGAGTTCTACAGCATAATTTAAAACTTTATCGTAATTTGCTTGACTACCTTTTATACATACCATTTTGTTTACTGCCTTATCCTTTTTGATTGGCATGCTTGGTATATCATTGTGCACCCCACAGGTGGTAATTGGAGGTACTTTTTTAAGCTGTTCTTCCTTCTTTTTTCTAAGATCTTCCGCACGTTTTTTAGCCGCCATTTGTGCATCATATATTGCAAAAGATTCCATTCTATCCCACACATCCATAAATATACTTTTTAGTAGTTCCTTATCCTCAACATCTGACCTCTCTAACAAACTATATTCAAGTTCATAATCTGCAATCTTTTTTATAACGCCTTCTTGCCATTGCTTTTGTTTACAAGATTTATTAAGCCATTTAGTATCCAGCACTTTATCAAATGGTATCTGTAGCTCATTTAGATTTTCAATGTAATAAGAGTGTATTTTTTTTCTCTTTTCTTCTTTTGTTTGCTCATCAACCGTTTTAACTCCAGCATCCAAAGCATCTTTATATCCTTCTACTATTTTTTCCGCCTTCATCAATGTATCTTTAATTGGTGCCCATTCATCCAAAATCTTATTTTCGAAATCAATGCGTGTACGTTTTGCTTTATCGATTGCATTCTTTAAGATTTTTTTATCTTTTACCGCTTGATCATAATTATCTGCTGCTACAACATAGTTGTATTTTTTATACTCGTCGCTTTTTACCAAAACAAGCGTTGCATCGGCATTGCTTTGTAATCCTGTATTTGTTTGACTAATTGTTACTTCGTATTCCATTTATTTTTCCTCCTCCTGCTTAAATCTTTCGATAGCTATCCTTTTTTGTTCTTCATAGATTTTCATAAAACTAGATTCGACTACATTAATAGCTTCTTCTTTCGACATATTTGTTGGTATGTTGTTACTACTAAAAGCTCTCCTAAACCAATCTTTATATGACTCTATTTTTAGTTCTCCAGTATCTTCGTTTTTAGCTATATTGACACTTTTATTCCAGTCATAAAGCAAATCTTCGACCAGTTTTTGTTTGCCATATTCCAACAGTTTATTATCTATAACGCTTAATTTACCGCCAGTGTTTACAGATACTTCTTTTTTTGACTCCAACATTTCAACTTTTCTTTTAAGTACCTCATTTTCGTCATACACATTAATGATTTCACTGATGATTTCTATTTTGCTCATTATCTATTTTCCTTTCTCGCCACACTTCTTCTGTGTGATCTACTTTTTTATCTAAAACTTCTTCTTGATCCACGTCTACGTAATCAGGATCACGTCTATCTACATGCCTAACTGGATGCTTTGTATTGCCAGTATGATTAAACAACATACAATGCCTATACCTCCACATATCAAACCTACAAACATCATAAACAAATGATTTTTAAACTCATACATGTTCTTCTAGCTCCTCGATTTCTTTAAGTGTTACGCTTGACGGATTCCACCCGGTAATAAATCGGCATGCCTCATCAAAGCGGTGTGCACGTATTTGTGTACGTGGATGTGCATCTAACGCATTACAGATATCACTATTGATACCATGTCTTAACGCTCCTACTTGGCTACTGTTCCAAGTGTACTTATAGACTGCCTTTACTTCTTGTACTCGTCTATTAACAAGTTTTCCAATATACCCATATTGTGTAGGATCTATTTTTTGGTCCTTTTCGATTTTTGTTACACGCTCGTCGATTTCCTTAACTTTTCCCTTTTGGTTGTGTGCAACCTCTAGTAATAGATCCAATTTTTCTTCTGGGGTTGTTGGGATACCTTCTTTTAGTTGTTTTTCCATTTCGTTAAACGCCTGAATGTACCTCAACTTCCAATCTAAAGCACTCTTACCAGTAAACCCCATGACCAGCAAGCTGAATCCATCCCGATTCATTAAATACATCGGATATCGCTTTCCTCTGCTTTCGTATGTTGTTTCATAAAATAAAGATTTGGCGGCTGAATTTTCAGCTACGAGATTTTCTATAGATTGAATAACGTTTTTGTGCTGTTTTTCAAAGCTTTCTGCAACCTGTAAACTTGATACCACTGGTTGCTGGTGGTCTTGATCATATGTAATATTAATTATTTGCTCCATTTGGATGATCCTTTCATTTAAATGTGATAAATTTGTTTTTTTATCAGTGCGATTTCTGGTAATTAGTGATAATAAAATAAGATAATGTGATAATCATAGCTTTTAATATACTTAGTTCTACACAATTGTATAATTCAAAAGTAAATGTTAAGATTAGCAATCCAACTATGTCATATTTCGTATCATGTAACGCAAAAATTAAAGCCTTTTTCAATTTATGCATTTTTATTCACTCCCTTGCTTTTTGTCTTCGTATCCCTTATAATTTGCTTGTGGAGCTTTTTATAAGGGCTTGACGATTAGACACCACGCTTTGGTCGGCAGGAGGTGTCTTTTCTTTTGCTGTCATTTCAAACTGCACTCCGGGATACTGCTGTCCAAGTGCATACGCTATTGCATTAGCGATTTTTTGCGCATCATTTAGATTAAAATCCTCTAATGTACGTTTCCCTTTCTTCATATCATTACATCACTTCCTTTCTAAGCTTAAAGATATAATCCTTTTTTTAGATTTTCTCTATATTCGCTTAAAGCGAGTTCATCGCCCAAAAAAATAAAGTCACTAGATACACCATATATTTTAGCAAGCTTTTGCAATTCAAATCCGTCTGGCATAGTCTTACCTTTTTCCCAAGAAACGATTGTTTCTTTTGTTTTATTCAATATTTGGGCAATTTCTTTTTGACTGTATCCGGCATTGGTTCTACACGCTTTAAGCGTAATTTTCATCTTATTCAACCATATCACCTCGCTTTCTGTCTATAATTATACTCGCTAAAAGTGAGTTGTCAATAAAAATTATAATTTTATTTCAACTTTTAATTGTATTATCTCGCTTTTAGTATTATAATCAAGTCGAAGGGAGATATAATCATGAATGAAAAAGATAAGCAAAAATTAATTTTTGCCTCAAATTTTAATCATCAATTAAAAATACATGGTAAAACCCAAAAAGATATATGCAATTTGCTTAATGTAAGTACAAGTACAGTATCTGACTGGTCAACTGCTAAAAAATATCCCAGAATTGATAAGATTCAAGCAATCGCTGACTACCTAGATATTTATAAATCTGAATTAACAGAAGAGTATCATAATCAAAGACACAACATTGATGCTATTAAAATCCCGGTGCTAGGTAAAGTTGTGGCCGGTATACCTATTGAAGCAATAGAAGAAATCTTAGATTACGAGGAGATAAATTTAGAGTTAGCTAAGACTGGTGATTTTTTTGCTTTGCAAATAAAAGGCGACAGCATGGAACCAAGAATGCAAGAAGGCGATGTTGTAATAGTACGTAAGCAAGAAACAGTTGATACCGGAGATATAGCAATAGTATTAGTTAATGGTGACGAGGCTACAGTCAAAAAAATTAAGATATTAAATGATGGTATTATGTTAATACCATTTAACAGCAAGTATGATCCTTGGGAATATACCGCAGAAGATATCGAAAAATTGCCTGTTAAGATTATAGGTAAAGTTGTTGAGTTAAGGGCAAAATTTTAGTAAACACATCTTTAGATGTTTACATATCATGAATAGCAAAGGAGGAAAAGGAATGAGGAAGTTATTCATAGCATTAGTTTGCACTTTAGTAGTATTTGGTTTAACAGCATGTGGAGGAGAATCAAAGAAAGCCACTATCACAGGAAAATGGGAAGGAACAGGAAGTGGAGAAGGAGCTGAAATGACCATTGATGAAACAACAATTAAATTTGAAGATGGTAGTGGTGGTAATTACAAGTACGATGCAGACACCAACACAATGACGTTAACAGAAGGTGATCAAAGCGTTGATATTAAAGCTGTACTAGATGGTGATACATTAACAATTAATATGAGCGGACAAGATATAACATTTAAGAGAAAATAAAAAAAAGCCCTGTGCTGGTAACACAGAGCAAATAAACGGTACTGGTAATACCGTCTTGGTACAATAAAATGACTTGGTCGGTCATAGCTTTTATTGTACCTACATTTTAACATAAAAATGGAGGTTATAACAATGATTAAACAAAAAGTGCGATTATATGCGCGTGTATCGACAGAAGAGCAAGCCAGAAAGAAAAACTCTATACCGGCTCAATTAAATAAACTGTATGCCTACTGTAAAGAAAATGATTACGAAGTTGTTAATGAATATATAGATGAAGGCATATCTGCGAGTACAATAAAAAAGCGTAAGGCATTGCTTAGGATGTTGAATGATCTACAGCGTAATGATATTATACTTTTTACGAACTTGGATAGATTTAGTCGTAATGTACTGGATGCAAATAAAATGATAGAAATGTTTGAACCTTTAAATGTATCATTTAAAGCGATAGGCGAAGAAGATATAGATATAACCACAGCAGATGGCAGATTTTTATTTAATCTGAAAGTAAATTTGGCCGAAAGAGAACGTGCTAAAGTATCTGAGCGTATATTAACAGTGTTTGATTATAAGTTGTCTCAAGGCAAATTGATTAACGGACGGCTACCAAGAGGATATACTCGTAGTGCTGACGGTTATGCAGTAATAAATGATGATGCAGATTTTATAAGAGACGTTTATCGTACATTTGAGGATGTAAGACAAATACGTACACTTACTCGCGTCATCAATAACAAATATAAATTAGACTTATGTAGTAAGACTTATAGACGCATACTTAAGCAACAAGCCTACATAGGTCTGTATAGGGATAAATATATTTTCCCACCAATAATTAAAAATGAACAGTTTGAGCGTGTACAACGTATATTTGATGGTAATACAATTAAAGCAACAAAAAATCAAACTTATATATTTAGCGGACTTATCAAATGCAAAGTTTGTGGTATGCGACTTGGGGGTAGTTCGAGCAACGGAAATAGTGGTGATCGCAAATTAAAATACAAAATGTACAAATGCCCTAAGTGCCAAAGGGGCAATGGCACACATCAATGTCTGGCAGAAAAAAAGCTAGAAAAACACCTGTTGCCTATTGTAATGGATGCAATACAAAATAAAATATACACTTTGAGTGCGTATGAATCACAAATCACACAAAACAGAGATATCATAGATGCCACTAAAGATAAAATTAAACGATTACAAGATTTATATATTGACGGTAAAATTAGCAAAGAACAATTTGATAATAAATATGAAGGTCTTAATAAAATTTTGGATGAAGAGAGTAAAAAAACTAATTTAAAAATGATTGCAAAAGCAAAAGAAGATTACGAAAAGCTATTAAACATGAATATATCGGAAATATATGATCAATTTGATGATAATGGTAAAAGCGTTTTTTGGCACTCTTTTATTGATTACATTGTTGTAAATGACTATGATAATATCGATATTTTTTTGCAATAATTATGTTGCATAATCAGACTATCTCATTGATGTATGCTTCTCCATAGTCAATGAAACAGATATCCCCAACACGTATGGACAATCCCATTTCTATACAGTTATTAAAATGTCTACGTATTCTTAAATTCTGATCACTGATCATTCGTGGAATAGCTTCCTTCACGGGCAAAGTCTGATAATCGGCACTTTTCTCTTCCACATACAAATCCCACAGCTTATTCCAATGTTTACTATTGGATACACTTTGTTCTTTATACTCATCTTCTAAAATTTCATATAATTGTTTTACTTCCATCTGCATTACCTCCTGTGATTGTAAGGATACAACAAATGTAAGCGTTTGTCACAAAAATGAAAAATAATTATATTTTTTCGTGAAAAATGATGATTTACTTTAAGTTTTTTTCCATTTTCCACACAGTGCACAAACAAAAAGACCAATCAGGTTTTCCCTTGATTGATCTGTTTTACATCATAATTAATTCATCTTTTTCTTTCATCATCATGAAAAACAAAAAGCATATAGATAAGTATAATGGTTTTATTTCACTTTCACAAATATAACTTTCCTGATTTTCCTGTATGACAATCATCTGATTTTCATATCTGATCAAACAGCCAGTTACTGTCTGTTTCAGATATATCTTTAAACCATCCAGATGTAATATCAGACTTTCCTGCTTATCATCATATATTGCTTTTCCACGATACTGATCATTTTTATAATGATAAATAATACCATCTTTTGTTTCTTCAATATATCCATACCCAATCTGTGTATTGCCTTTGGTCATTTCTAAACGTGTAAATTTCTTATGCAGAACATATACCATATGACCATTTGTATCCAGCATTTGCCAGCGTTGATATTTCTTTCTCCAGATATACTTCACGTTTTATCACTTCTTTTATATAATCAGATAAGCAATACCGCCAATCACACCTGCCACAATCATAACGGTTGTTGGACTTGGTTTCCATTTTCTTAATACGAAAACACATACCGCAAAAATCACAACTGCCAAAATATCTGTTTTCTCAAGCATAATTCCACTTTCTCCCCAGAATGCCAGGATTCCAATAGAAATACCTGCTGCCGCAATCAATGAAACAACGGCTGGACGAAGTCCCTGTAACACTCCTTGAATAATTTTTAAATCACTATATTTGTAATATAAATAACCTAACAACAACATTAACACGATGGATGGGAATACACATCCGATTGTTGCGACGATTGCGCCGGGAAATCCAGCCACCTGAATACCAACAAATGTCGCAGAATTTATCGCAATCGGTCCTGGTGTCATCTGTGAAATCGTAATGATATCACTGAACTCTGTCATCGTCAGCCAGTTATGAATACTGACAACCTGATTTTGAATCAAAGGCATTGCCGCATAGCCGCCACCTACAGAAAATAATCCAATCTGTAGAAAGCTCCAGAATAATTGTAAAAATATCATAATTCAGCATCCTCCTTTGTTTCATCTTTCTCCATAGGTTCCTCCTTGTGAAGATAATGATCGATTACCATTTGTAATACACCCAATGCTCCACAAGCAAGTACGATCACGATAACATTTACCCCAAAGAAATAATTCGCAATAAATGCGCCAAACATAACAATCGTTGGAATCACTTGTTTTTCCTTTAAAACACCTGAACCCATTGTCCAAACAACATCACATATAACAGCTGCAACAGCAGACTGCATGGCCTTCAAAACAGCATTCACCACAACATTATCACGGAACGCCGCATATCCAATAGATATCACAGATAAGATAATCAATGGTGGTAAGACGGTTCCCAATACTGTAATCATAGCTCCTTTGATACCTGCAATACGATATCCTAATAAAATAGAAGCATTTACTGCGACAGCACCTGGTGCACTTTGCGCAATTGCTGCTAAATTTAACATTTCTGTTTCATCAATCCAATCTAAATCATCCACAAACTTTTTCTTCATCAGTGGAATAATGACATATCCTCCACCAAATGTGAATGCACTTAAATAGAACGTTGAAGTAAATAATTTTTCATATGTTTTCCAACCCTTCTTCATAACATCATCTCCATTTCTCTCTTTTACTTGTATTATAATCGTTGCATCATCATAAGTAAAATATTATAATTAAATAGTAGTTATATCATTTTACTTATGATAGGAGGCACATATGAATATTCGTCATTTACGTATCTTTCTTACTGTCTGTGAAAGTGGCAGTATGACACAAGCCGCAAAGCAATTGTATATCTCACAGCCATCGATATCTCTTGCGATATCAGAATTAGAAGATTATTATGGTATTCTTCTGTTTGACCGTATTTCACAACGTTTATATATTACACAGGCAGGCGAAAAATTTCGCCAATATGCCCAGCATGTCATTCAGTTATTGGATGAAATGGAAAGCAATATCAAAACCTGGGACCATACTGGTACCATTCGCATTGGCGCCAGTGTAACCATAGGCAATTATTTTATGCCTGAGATTATCTCTACATTTAAACAGCGTTTCCCTGATTTAGAAATCACATTGCAAATCAATAATTCCGATAACATCAAAGCTATGGTATTAGAAAACAAGATTGATGTTGGATATGTAGAAGGCAACGTTCGTGATGAATATCTGGAACGCATCACCTTATTAGAAGATTATCTGACTTTGATCTGCGCCACTAATCATCCTTGGACGAAGAAAGCTAAAATTTCTCCAACTGAACTAGAAAAAGAAAAATTCCTACTTCGTGAAGTAGGAAGTGCTGGAAGGGAATTATTTGATTCCTATGCACAATTACATGCGTTATCTATTACACCTGTGTGGGAAAGTACATCTTCTCAAGCCCTCATTCGTGGGGTAGAAAAAAATCTTGGGGTATCCATACTCCCATATCTGCTTGTGAAGGATGCCATTGATGAAGGAAAAATCGCTTCTGTACAGCTGGAAGATGGAGAATTATCCAGAAGCTTTTCCATCATTTATCATCGCAATAAATTTCTGCCAGAAACTTTTCATGATCTTGTGGAAATCTCAAAGGATTTCTCTAAAACCATTCGATATCAATAAACCTAATGATCTATTTATCTTATTCATAACACAAACAGACGCTTGAAAAAGAGTCTGTTTTTTTATAATATTCTAATTTTAAGTCCCGTTACTCTCGAAGACATAACTTAATAAGTCAGCATCAGGACTAACTCTTTGGTCATATTTTAATTCAGAACTAACAAAATTAAATCTGTTTCTGTTTTCCATACCATTGCACATACAAAAAGAGAAACAAATTATACATCTGTTTCTCCTATTTTTGAATATCATTCTGTATTTCTTTTTGTGATTTCTTTTTATATATCATATGATATAACTGTAAACAACGTTTTTTTATTCCTTTGATAATTGATAATATAGGATGAAACTGTTTTGATATCATACCACTTGTTTCAATAAACAGTTCTACCACAATGGCAATAATAAATAACACCAAAAATCCAGTGCCTTTATTCACAAGATATAAATATGCGGTAAATCCAAACAGTGCTGTAACAATATATAGAATCAATACTGTATTTCGATGACCAAATCGCTGCATCAATAAGTGATGCAAGTGCTTTTTATCTGCTTCATTGAATTTATGACCGCTTAGTTTTCGTCTTAATATAGCACCCAGCGTATCCACAATTGGTACTGCCAGCAAAAGAATTGGTAATGCAAGTGTCATAATCGTAGAGCTTTTGAATCCAAGCAATGATATTGCGGAAATAATAAAGCCCAAAAACAATGCACCACAATCCCCCATAAATATACTGGCTGGATGTAAGTTGTAAAACAGAAAGCCAAGAATAGAACCCGCAAGCAATAAGGACATCGTTTCAATATCCAGTCTTGCTTCTACCACTGACATACAGGCAATTACCACAAGGATAATCGCACAGATACCACCAGATAACCCATCTAATCCATCAATCAGATTAACAGCATTGGTAATACCAATAATCCATACAAATGTCACAATAAAGGAAATAATTCCCATATCAATTGTAATACCAAATGGTAAACGTATGACATCTAAACTTACTTTTCCCACAACCATTAATACAATGGCAGCCAGACATTCGATTGCCAATTTGTATTTTGGTTTGAGATCCACCATATCATCAATCAGTCCGCCAAGGAACATGATGGTTCCACCGATGAGGATTCCATTGATTGTTGCATCTGTCTTCATAAAACACGCCATACACACGATGAAAGATACATAGATGGCTACACCGCCAATTCTTACGATTTTTCCACTATGTACCGTTCGTTCATTCATTTGAGCATATATCTCTAATTTAACCGCAATCACTTTAAGAATGGGTGTAATCAGTGCAGACATGGTTAATGGAATCAACAGATATTTCAGCCAATCCATAGATCCACCTCGCTTTTTTTATCTTACCATATGAAGGTTTTCTAACAGAATACCAGTACCTTCCGCTACACAGCGAAGTGCATTTTCTGCCACATATACTGGAATATGTAATTCATTACGCAACAATTCATCAATGCCATGAAGCAATGCTCCACCACCTGTTAATACAATACCTCTTGTGACGATATCACTTGCAAGTTCTGGAGGTGTCTGTTCCAGAACTGTTTTACATGCACGTACAACATCCTGTAAACTTTCACGCATACTTCCTTCGATTTCATCACTGTTTAAGGAAATGGTTGTAGGCAGACCGCTTACTAAATCACGTCCACTGACTTCCATTGTTTCATGAATACTGCCTTTCCATGCAGTACCGATATTTTTCTTAACTTCTTCTGCTGTACGATCACCGATCAACAGTTTCTTTTCTTCTTTTACAAATTTGATGATATCACGATCCAGTGTATCACCTGCGATTTTTAATGAGGTACTTGATACAATTTCACCAA
Coding sequences:
- a CDS encoding helix-turn-helix domain-containing protein, yielding MNEKDKQKLIFASNFNHQLKIHGKTQKDICNLLNVSTSTVSDWSTAKKYPRIDKIQAIADYLDIYKSELTEEYHNQRHNIDAIKIPVLGKVVAGIPIEAIEEILDYEEINLELAKTGDFFALQIKGDSMEPRMQEGDVVIVRKQETVDTGDIAIVLVNGDEATVKKIKILNDGIMLIPFNSKYDPWEYTAEDIEKLPVKIIGKVVELRAKF
- a CDS encoding DUF1351 domain-containing protein, whose translation is MEYEVTISQTNTGLQSNADATLVLVKSDEYKKYNYVVAADNYDQAVKDKKILKNAIDKAKRTRIDFENKILDEWAPIKDTLMKAEKIVEGYKDALDAGVKTVDEQTKEEKRKKIHSYYIENLNELQIPFDKVLDTKWLNKSCKQKQWQEGVIKKIADYELEYSLLERSDVEDKELLKSIFMDVWDRMESFAIYDAQMAAKKRAEDLRKKKEEQLKKVPPITTCGVHNDIPSMPIKKDKAVNKMVCIKGSQANYDKVLNYAVELGLSWEEL
- a CDS encoding Rha family transcriptional regulator — encoded protein: MEQIINITYDQDHQQPVVSSLQVAESFEKQHKNVIQSIENLVAENSAAKSLFYETTYESRGKRYPMYLMNRDGFSLLVMGFTGKSALDWKLRYIQAFNEMEKQLKEGIPTTPEEKLDLLLEVAHNQKGKVKEIDERVTKIEKDQKIDPTQYGYIGKLVNRRVQEVKAVYKYTWNSSQVGALRHGINSDICNALDAHPRTQIRAHRFDEACRFITGWNPSSVTLKEIEELEEHV
- a CDS encoding recombinase family protein — encoded protein: MIKQKVRLYARVSTEEQARKKNSIPAQLNKLYAYCKENDYEVVNEYIDEGISASTIKKRKALLRMLNDLQRNDIILFTNLDRFSRNVLDANKMIEMFEPLNVSFKAIGEEDIDITTADGRFLFNLKVNLAERERAKVSERILTVFDYKLSQGKLINGRLPRGYTRSADGYAVINDDADFIRDVYRTFEDVRQIRTLTRVINNKYKLDLCSKTYRRILKQQAYIGLYRDKYIFPPIIKNEQFERVQRIFDGNTIKATKNQTYIFSGLIKCKVCGMRLGGSSSNGNSGDRKLKYKMYKCPKCQRGNGTHQCLAEKKLEKHLLPIVMDAIQNKIYTLSAYESQITQNRDIIDATKDKIKRLQDLYIDGKISKEQFDNKYEGLNKILDEESKKTNLKMIAKAKEDYEKLLNMNISEIYDQFDDNGKSVFWHSFIDYIVVNDYDNIDIFLQ
- a CDS encoding chromate transporter, translated to MIFLQLFWSFLQIGLFSVGGGYAAMPLIQNQVVSIHNWLTMTEFSDIITISQMTPGPIAINSATFVGIQVAGFPGAIVATIGCVFPSIVLMLLLGYLYYKYSDLKIIQGVLQGLRPAVVSLIAAAGISIGILAFWGESGIMLEKTDILAVVIFAVCVFVLRKWKPSPTTVMIVAGVIGGIAYLII
- a CDS encoding phage replisome organizer N-terminal domain-containing protein; amino-acid sequence: MAENKRYYWLKLMDDFFTEPTIDFMLGQKNGCEYIVLYQMLCLKTLNSNGVMASKIGEMIVPYDVDKIVRDTKYFNRNTVIVALELYKQLGLVYEDINGCLTIDGIGDMVGSESKWARIKRGQRADKQLDNVQTEIKTLSHGQDVDNQLDNVHIEIRDKRLEIRDKIKDKDKIPYQQIADMYNNTCVSYPRLTKLSDARKKSIKARLRTYSIDDIQRVFSMAEQSDFLKGANNRNWSANFDWIMKDTNMAKILDGNYINKKSNSVESKQLPDWFNNQDLAQKDINVDDNELNELLKKLEEK
- a CDS encoding helix-turn-helix transcriptional regulator, coding for MNKMKITLKACRTNAGYSQKEIAQILNKTKETIVSWEKGKTMPDGFELQKLAKIYGVSSDFIFLGDELALSEYRENLKKGLYL
- a CDS encoding ERF family protein — encoded protein: MAEKTAIKTSEKSLNIYQKMLKAQSMIETVAKNIEVEAGKQRTYKAVNESDVLDAVKKAEHECGIYSFPYSREVYETKETKNQYGTVSFWMRFKVVYRFVNVDDTNDYIDITSYGDGVDSLDKAPGKGMTYADKYALMKAYKISTGDDADKEASTEQTEVKEQHHKSIDELVYEWSKCRKKLSELGVDYRSESISSWIAEKTGCDNQDADMNNPEKIEKVNQAYRTLIKSKMEEGSYEEWLNQ